GCGCGGAACACGTCTTTCCTCACGCTGCCGGCCGCGAGGAAGATCGCCACCGGCGGGCCGGAGACCGACAGCGCGCCGCTCAGCACGCCGCTGGCGAAACCGACGCCCAGTTGCAGCGGGCGTTTTTCCACGGGACATTTCCATCCCAGCCACAGCAGCGCGCCCGCCAGCGCGATAAAAAGCCCCGCCGCCGTCTTGAACGGCCCTTCCGGCACCGTTTCCAGCGCCCAGATCCCCGGCATCACGCCCAGCGCCGCGCCCGCCAGGATCGGCAGGATCAAGCCGATGCGGATATTGCGCCGCAAGTTCCAGAAAAAGAAGAAATTCATGAAAGTTCCCACGATCAACGACAACGGCGTCACCGCCGCCGGCGGCAGAAAGCGCAGCAGCGCCGGCACGCTGATCATGCCCATGCCGAATCCGGCCACGCCCTGCACGGCGCCGCCGAAAAAGACGACGCCCGCCGCCGCGAGAAGATGCGCCCCATCCATCGCAGCGGCTCAGCCCTGCAGGGGCTCCGACGCGGCGCCCTCGGAACGGAACCGCATCAGATTGGCCAGCGTGTCGTCAAAGCTGTCGAACGGCCCCTTGCGCACTTCGACCGAGCCCATCAGCGGGCCGCTGAGCCCCCAGCGTTCGCCCGTGTCGTCGCGCCATTTCACCCACCACCAGCCGCCGCCTTCGAGCTTGTAGGCCGCGTAACCGTCGCGCCAGCGCACCAAGTCTTCGGCGACGCTGTCGGGATCGACGACGCCGAAATTGAAATCCTGCTGTTCCGGCACGGTTTCGGCAGTTTCCCGTTCCGCCGTATCGTCTCGTGCCAGCGCCGCGGCGAGGCGGGCGAGGATGCGGGCGCCCTCGGCGCGCGAAACGCCCGAGTCGAATTTCACGGTCACGCCGCCGTGCCCCGTGCGGAAGATCATCACGCAGTCGTTTTCGTAAGGCAGGTCTTCTCCGGCCGCCAGGTCTCTGGTCACATCGTAGATCATGAAGATCGCTCCCCCTGTCGCAAGGCAAACACAATACAACGGTCTCATTATATCCTGTCGCGCCGCTTTTGGCACTGATGCTCGCAGGCAATTGAAAGACCTTGTTGAAAGTCGTTCCCGGGGGGCGTTCGGCGCCGCTTAAACCATGCGCCGTTCGATCCCGTCCGCCGCGGAAAATGTTCCACATGGAACATCCGATCCGAAAATCGTCGGCCGAATGGCCGGCTGCAAGGGGATTCGTTCCGCACACCGAGCGGCGCGATTGGTTTTGCGCCGGGAATGTGGTAGGATATGAGTTCAACATCGGGCAGGCAAAGGAGTTTTTTCATGACCATCAGAGCGGTGCTCTTCGATTTCGACATGACCCTGATCGACACCAGCGGCGCGCTGCTGGCGAACGTCAACAAGATCGCCGATCATTTCGGCCGTCCCCGCTGCACGCGCGAGCGTCTGCTGGAGGTGATCGGCTACAATTCGCGCGATTTCTGGCGGGTGCTGCTCGGCGACGAGCGCCCCGAATACGGCGAATATTACGTCGAAGAATGCGCGCCTTACGAAGCGGCGATGATGACGCCCGCGGCGGGCGCCGTCGAATGCGTCGCGGAACTGCGCGCATTGGGCGTCAAAGTGGGCTGCGCTTCCAACCGCATCGCGCCGCTCCGCGTCATCCGCGTCAAGCATCTCGAACACCTGATGGACTGCGTGGTCGGCGCCGACGCGGTGGCGCGCCCCAAACCCGCGCCCGACGTGCTGCTCAGGGGAGCCGAGTTGCTGGGCTGCGCCCCCGCAGAGGCCCTTTACGTGGGCGATACGCCCATTGACGTGGAGGCCGCCCGCCGCGCCGGCATGCGCAGCGTCGCCGTGCTCGCCAGCAATTCCGCCGAGACGCTGAACCGGGCCGGAGCCTGGCGGATCGTCGCCGATCTTCGCGGATTCGTCCCGCTGCTCAAAGGCGAAGGACTGCTTTAAAAGACGAAAATCGCCGGAAACGGATCTCCCAAGGAGCCGTTTCCGGCGATTTTCATTTGGCTCGGCGCGTCTTCGGCAGCCGTTTCGGCTTTTTCCCCGCGGCGGGCGGCGCTTCAGGATCCTCCGCTTCGAGGCGGTCGATCTCGCGCCGCAGCGCTTCGGGCATGCGTCGGGCGCTGCGC
The DNA window shown above is from Pyramidobacter piscolens W5455 and carries:
- a CDS encoding sulfite exporter TauE/SafE family protein, with product MDGAHLLAAAGVVFFGGAVQGVAGFGMGMISVPALLRFLPPAAVTPLSLIVGTFMNFFFFWNLRRNIRIGLILPILAGAALGVMPGIWALETVPEGPFKTAAGLFIALAGALLWLGWKCPVEKRPLQLGVGFASGVLSGALSVSGPPVAIFLAAGSVRKDVFRASVSVFFLTLNLLTLIGLAQQRLLGPSLLKEALALVPPVLAGALAGLRLAKHVSEKLFRVFVMTMIVVSGLSLLL
- a CDS encoding HAD family hydrolase produces the protein MTIRAVLFDFDMTLIDTSGALLANVNKIADHFGRPRCTRERLLEVIGYNSRDFWRVLLGDERPEYGEYYVEECAPYEAAMMTPAAGAVECVAELRALGVKVGCASNRIAPLRVIRVKHLEHLMDCVVGADAVARPKPAPDVLLRGAELLGCAPAEALYVGDTPIDVEAARRAGMRSVAVLASNSAETLNRAGAWRIVADLRGFVPLLKGEGLL